actTTCAATTTATATACTACATAATGTAGTATATAATGTATCGATTGATCTAGGCTTTTTATTTTTAGCTGTCTCgtctcttttctcattttttctcttttcccgcacacttgtagttaagttattcacctatttttttttttccctgtgagGTGCCCACATAGTACAAGCacagtcttttgagtgggtacctccacttttttttcgcagaatgtataaatatgtttgtatgaaaaatgcctCACTTTGTAATGACTACTGACAataatgttattctttgctatctatgtatcattccttcaaacgcatgtcgaatttatactttttgtactttctgttgaaagaagtgaaaataagacctttgaattgaattgaaattaatgtaAAATTAGATAATTattgtctggaatgtccctttaagaaaAGCCAACGAGGACAATAGGGACAATACAAGGAGCCGTGAGTGTCTGAAAGGCTATAATTAGCTTATAACCTTCGAGGGCAACTAGTTTCTCGGAAGAGTAAAGTCATCGTTTTTACTGTGCTAttaaaagatgataaaaatgCCATCGCTACCTAGCAACGCATGGGAATGTTATGGACCGGCTCCTCTGGAATCAGAAAATAACATAACTTCGTTCATGGCAAGTCACGTATCTGTACACGTGACACTTCTTTATTCTTTGGTTTACAGACACTTGTCCTAATTGTATCACTCATATAAGATTATATAGAGCATGACATGCAAAATCATTGTCCTTTTtatctagttttgttttgtatacccGGATTAGTTTTCGTTGTTTGTGTTGGGCAGATgtcaaaggcataatttatcCCTATCACTGCAATATCCATTAAATTATTCACTTGCTTGTCCTCTACATCTTCAGTTGAAGAAAATCACCATTCAAACACAtaataaacatacaaaaattgGTCATCCCGCGAGGATATGCAATTTCAACTTAAATGTATTTACGTATATTTATACGTCCAGTTGTAAGATAAAAGCACAACCAAATAGCAGCACGCAATTATGGATTTTTACGTAACAacaatgatcataatgataataaccataatattgatgatgatgatgataataataataacaacaataataataatgataataataacaataataataataacaacaaattaCATAACGCTAAAGACACATTTCTAAGCGCCTTACAAGTAACAAAAGACACGAGAGAAAATGAACATATAAATCGACTCACTACAAAGCTAGGACTGgttgaaatgaaagaagagacaAGAGAAGagaacataatattatcaaTTGGCATGAAAAGAAGACAGGAGAGACattattttttgtgtatttcaacAGCTGGATTCCATGAATGACGCAAAGAGGTGTCCTATACGTTTCAGGaagtgaaagaagaaaaatcaacagGAGTATGGGATGAATTAAGTCAATTTGCATTGCTCGGTACTCCAgtagattttctttttaatttttcttcatgAATGAGAAACAAGAggggattttctttttttttttttttttgggaggggggttccTTTGGTAGGGAATTCCACATTGATGGCCTATAATACCGCATGATATCTCTGCACTACGAGGCCGGAAGCAGATAGACTTATATCAATTCGTTTCTTTCTCGTAGAACTATCAATCTCCTTTCATTGTTGGTTTTGCTGGATAAACTACATAGAGTACCGAAGTGATGATGTTCCAGTTTTTGTTACTAGCTCGGGCTGGAATCAGGGCCCCGTTGCcatagaaactttgcgttttaaacgcaactctaaaaatcaagtGCAAATCCCCCAAATCGCACGCATTTAATCGCAAGTCGAGTTTCTAGCCACGGGACTCAGGTGGGTGCATGAACACACGGGCCAGGTGGGGTTATTTAggaccagtttccatggcgatgtaTGGCTATGACATTACACTTATGCACTCTATTGTGGTCCTCCTCTTCTGCTCTTTCCTACTTCAGTGTCTCGACATCATGTCCCTTGTGTCCAGCATTCCGTCTATTCTCCTTTTTGTTTATCtgtctccttcttcttctctccctATGTCTAATTGTCTCCCTTGTTTAATCTAATGTTTTATAATGATTATGCTATAGTATAGACTGCACTTTTGTATTCCTCCCTGGTCATTTGGTTATGGTTTGTTTAGAATTTTCACAACCatgcaattttattttgttttgtctgattGTGAAGCAGAATAAATGCCAACGAACGAACATATAATCAGGTTCTCCTCCTGCTTTAAATTGTCTTTTTGTTGCGATCAGTTGATATATAATCTCTCATCAGAAAAGGCAAAGCCTCCTCAGCAGCCACCGCGAAGCTGTATCCAAATTTCATGGGATACGAAAGAACCCTCTTTTCTCCTTCCTATAGGGTTTAGTTTGCAAACACTGGCTATAATCTGACCCAATTAAAGCGACCGTGTCGATAAAGTAATCAACACATTAGTGTCAGCGTTATCTCTTCATTTGTCAAGTCGAACCTACTTAGGTGGTTATAAAAGGCGAATATTTTGAAATCATAAACCCTTAATGGTTATTGATTGCTTGGACTGCTTGCTACAGACAGGTGCCACCCGTTTTTAAACCGCTGTGTTGAGTGTTGGTTGTTTCGTTTGTTTCAAGTTTTGGCGTGTCTTCCACGTCTCTATGACCCTTCCCGTGTACTTTTCAAATGGCTATGACTTGTTACTCCTCACCGAATAATGCCCGATCGTGAGCAAGAAAGTAAGAAAAGATATGCTTTGTTCTTGATCCCAACTTAAACTATATACTCCAGCGAGGTGACGCTATTCATCTACTTGCAAATGTATCCAACGCGCGAGCAATTCCAAGTTGCGATAACGATGGAGGCGAAAGAGAAATTTGTGGTTTAGCGGAGGCTAGTATTGCTGTGTCAAGATGAGTTCTTTTGCAGCCTTCAACATCACGATCTCAATGTAGATGATATTCTCGCCTTATTTCACAGTCATTGTCATTCTGAATATCTCTGATATGAATGCCATGGCAGCCATAAACATTAGGTTGGAAATCTACGAATTGTGTTTGGTCGGTTTTCGTCgtcttgctgttttttttttttttttgttttttttttttgttttgtttttttggtctcAGTCAGTGATTGGcttcaaaattgtttaaaataaTAAACATTCAAAGACCAGCTGGTCGATACCAATCTCCTTGTAAGTTTGCTTGAACTTCGAATCAAAATCTTAAATTGGTTTATCGTTTGTTagttttatttatgttttttttttttattcttatgttTTTGGTTCTGTTTTGGGGTCATTCAATAGTCATAGATCACCAACTGACTTTCTAGAGAGTCCTACTGCAAACCTGCACTGGTCAACTCTGATGAGGTCGTGGATAGTCGATTCTATGATTATTTGACATTGTATTTCAAGTTTTTGGATTGCACTTGGGGAAAACAAAAACTGTGACAGGGTATCAGTGATAAGCTGATTaaaatgatgatgttaatgattacTTCAATTTCATAGTTGTAATTAAGTGGCACTAATGACAATATTCATGATACTGACTTCTTATAAAGGTCACACCCTATTACGTACGATATCGGCCATGCTCCTCGCGCTCGTGACGGTGTAGTTGTGGTAGCATCGATCAGCATCGGCAATGTAGCATGTAATTATCTCGATTATTCCCCTTGTTCAATATCTCTATATGTCAATTTCTTCTATAATAACGTATAAACAATCAAGACACTTATCAAACTTTGTATCTTctgattttgtgttttcatgtaTTACGGATATTCTGTACAGGATATATTTCAGTAGAGACGAGATATACACTGAATTCAGTCGATATTTCGTGAATCGCTGAAGCAGCACACAAACAGATCACATAAAATTTTCAATCTGGCCTCGAACATGTCAAAATGTAATTAGAAACTAAACCACCGAATTCCAAACGACTGGATTGTATGACTGGTTGCGAAGCAACCACTGCCTCTGCTATTAGTGAGTTCTATCATATACTCTTTGTTATGTACTTGCGAATGTTGACGCATTCTTACACACCTTTATAGCTTGAGATGTCACTAGATTATCACGACTATAAAATTGACTACCTGGCAAATAATCACGGGCAAACATGAGATTGAAGTTGATGACGTAAGTAGTTTGAATACCTGCTCGGCCTCTCTATAAAGCTCGAAGTCAGCGACGATTTCTTTTCAGCATCCTGAGAGATGATATTGAAACTACTCGCTGGTGGAGCGGCTGACGTAACATAACAGTTTGCTAGACGGTAAGTCAAAATTATTTGAGTTAACCCAATGATTATTAAGGGAACCGAATGTAAGCATCAGTCATAtaggaatcatattgatatcGAATCATATAAAGGAGACAACCGGTTTTACAAAATCTCCTGCGTTTAGGCTTCAGTTGCGTATGAGATAAACATtgtagcagttttttttttctttccctttacAAAAGATAAACTATGCAATTACATTATAAGTAAATGGTCTTTCTtaaactttttgtttgtgtaaCACAATGGTCAGAAAACATTCGCGTCTAATCGCTGGATCTCAACTGTTATTTTATCGCGACCAGAGTTTTCTGAAAACAGGACCACTCTTCATATAGAAATGGACAAAGAAAGCAAGATTAGcgaaaatatgtttttcttaAACATGAAGCTCATCCGTTCAAGCATTCTTAAAACTtagtctttcttttttactataatagaaagggaaaatgattaaaatgaataaTCAAGCTCTTTGTCTTTGTAGATTAGTGCTGATTGGTCAGTCATTTTTAGAATAACTTCTTATGGCCATGAAGGCCAAAAAATGCATTAAACCTCTCCATGCCAGGGGCAAGATGATCATGTACAAAAGGGCATCTTGAGACAGTGATTATTCGGAGCAAAGAAAAGGTAAGGTATTTTGTTTGCCTCGGAAGAATAAAGACCTAAAAGTTGACCGCCTTGATAAAGTAAAAAACGAATGTTCGATTATTTTTAGACAACATTGACTTAAGCATTGATTTGCATTTTGTTTCTTCGTAGGTTTTACTTTGATACACGTCATCATGGCGATCAAGAAGACATACGTTCTTGTGCTTCTTTTCCTGACATTATGCCAAGTGGAGGGGCAGGAGGTGTCGCCGCGCTTTAATTTCTCGTACACCGCAGATTTCCTGGGGTTGTTCGAAGGTGAGAATGTTCCCCTTATAGTGTCAATTAATGCGATTGACTCCGGCATCACATCAGGGACGCTACGACTCAAGAGCCTGGATCAGTCGATCTTCACAGTGAACAATCTCACAACCATCGACGTTGCGTCTCTAGGCCAAATCCCAGCGAATTTCACCACGGTCATCGAAGGCTTGTTCGTAGGCATTTCGGATCTGGAGATCTACTTCACCGAGGGGGAGGCCGAGGACGGGGACCTGATCGAGTCGTATGTCGTCAAAGTCAAGCATGTCGATTCCATCTTAAATCCCCTGTTTTCCTACATGGTGTTGGCGTGGTTGATCATCTCGTACATCATGATGGGAAGCAAGATGGAGTTCAAAGGCATCTGGAAGATTATCAAGAAACCTTGGGTTCTGTTGCTTGCAATGGCCTGCCAGTTCTTCTTGATGCCCGCCCTTGCGTTTGCTTTGGCAAAGGCGTTCAGACTTGATAACACCACGTCCCTAGGGCTGATCATGGTCGGCACGTGTCCTGGAGGTTGGCTCAGCAACATCTTCAGCCTCCTTCTCGACTGCGATTTCGTCCTCAGCCTAACGATGACCTTCTTCTCCACGATTTTCGCCATGGGAATGATGCCGTTCAACCTCTGGCTATATGCTCGTCCCCTCACCACTGGTGCCGAAGATCTTCAGACGCCCTTCTTGGACCTCTTCCTGCAGATCCTGTACCTCGTCATCCCTATCGGCATAAGTATGGTCATCGCTCGTTATTCGAGCAAGTTCCGGAAGTACTGCGAGAAGCTGTTGAAACCAGTAGCCACCATTTGTATCCTGGTAGCAGTGGGGCTTGGGGTTCCCGCCCAGCTCCATATTTACAAGAGCGCCAGTGGAGAGGAGTACGCTGTCTCTATCCTCCTTCCGTTCATGGGCTGCATCGCTGGACTCATAATAGCCAAAATCTGCTGCCTCGAGAAGCGGAAAGCCATTACCGTTTCCTTGGAAACCGGTGCTCAGAACAGCCTCCTCGCCGCCACCATGCTGGAGCTGTTCTACCCAGCTCCGGAGTCTGATCTCATCGGGAAAGTCCCTTACATTATGGCGCTCTTCAGTTTGGTTGAGGGAATCATTGTCACCATCATATACCTGCTCGCCAAGTATGTCTTCTGCAAGGCTCGGTTTGCCTCCGATGATTCTGACGAAGACGAGAACgaaaaggagaaggagatgAATGCAAACGACTACGAACTTCAGGATAAACGATGTGATACTCCTGTGAAGACGCCACCGGTCGAGATAGAGAAATCTGCGATTGACCACTGCCTTACAATGTCAGCTTTGTCCAGCATTGGTATACAAGTGGACATGACAGAAACTGATGGCACAGAAGGAGGTGCGGACAACCGTGGTTTTACTGAGTGACCATGTCACCACTCTTCAGCAGTTAAAGAGGCAGGTGGCTATAAAGACGAAATACTGTTATgcatttgtttattatttttttatattcaggaATTGCTGATctttgtacactgtaaaaacatcggtgttagatttaacaccatggttgttaaatctaacaccgatcaagtgtcaatagaggaccacaccgacaggtattgaaagtattttgtgatggtgttgaaaagtgttcacctggcacttcgtggtgttaatttgacactgtagctggtgatgtTCTGACACTGcgttggtgttaattcaacattgACACCACTTGGTGTTgagttgatattgctggtgttaatttcaatggtataacacccgcccagcttcaataagggaccacaccaactggtattactgtggtgtaaatgttttcacaccttttttttttccaaaatcaagtactttatcggaaagttcTTGATCGTtttgttaaagttcaaaatcaacaagaaaaacagtaacCAAGTAACTAGTCAAAAAACACTTTCATACATTGAAGTGACACcaggaggtgttaatctaacaccaaaaatgagcaccgaaaatttaacaccagctcggtgtttcatatttaacaccggactttttgcagtgtaaaacCACGTCATAAACTGCTTATAAGATTATGTGACAATTCTGTTCAATCTCACTCTAAGAGAAATGTTAGCGTTAAACTAATGTAAAACACTCTTCactgtttttttaatcaatcgTTGATAGAAATTCTTCATGAACTGTGACAATAAATTGACCACAATCAGTGAATGATGTCTATCATTCGCTTAAAAATcgtcatttattattatcaaaatatttcaacaaTGAGAATCATCACATCTCGAACttgtgttatcattatttttttttcattagagcGCAAGTTAATTATTTTTATTGACTCTTATGTTTGACTTACATAGTCTCCGGAAAATTAGCAGATCTGAACAGTCTTATAGatatttgtaaataatgtttgatgtagatatttgtaaataatgtttgtaaataatgtttgacgtgccttttccttctctattcttccctgctcctctttcctcgttcttcgttgtccagtagcTTTCcgagtgcatttcctcaaattctgttatttctgtgttttgcgttgttattgttgttgttgtcgtcgttatgttgttgttgttttttcggggttttttttttttttttttttgggggggggggggggtttgtggCCGATTGTATATCTTCCTTTCTggtcaattttcctggcatacctggccttatagtgtctgtgccataaatgtgatatgttatatagtttatatgtttgcattctaaaatcatagtaagtattgttcatagtatcagcatcatatatcaatgagtaaaatgaatatgttttattggtataataaattggtgctgttgttgttttgttccagtgttccacatcttacaagcttggctttttagtggaacattgttttccatcgttatgattatttactatttttgttgccatggcaaagtgcattgtttctttttcatgacATCATTCGTACATATactttacattgtatttgaaaaaaaaaatgcctttatcagacgaatgtaagacaaactgaaaaattgtaccactttggatcatgttccctttttcttttcttttttttttttttttttttttgatgatggaaataaagaaactattgaattgaattgaattgaattgaaatatttttctgtcaattaACTCTTTCCaagtttattgtttttttattgcgTTCGTGTCAGGTACAACAAGCATATGAAAACCCCATGATTCATTTGCATGCTAACTGATATTGATGGCGATGGTGATAATAATCTTTTCTGCTATTATCTGTGGTGAAAGACTATGGCATCCAAGGCACGTCATCGGATAAGTGGAATTGTGTTCCTCACAGCTTTGACCTCGTTATCTAAGACTCCACGATTGCCTCTGTCATATCAGTTAAATCTATCTTCAAAAGTGATTATACTGTTTAGGAAAATAgtcattttgtgttttcatattGCCCGGTCAGGGCAAAAACTAGAAATATACGTGACTATTGAGCTGACTTTAGTCCTTCTCAGTCTAATTCGTATTTCTTTCAACCAAGAtcgtacattaaaaaaaaaaaacagtacaacTGCGAGCTTTAAATCTGAGATTGATGACATTTGTCAGTCACTGCTACCGTACTTATAATGATAAACAAAACGCATAGGCATGGCATAATGCCCTGAACTGAGCataatttgcatgttttcacACGATGTGTTCTGTTGAGCATTATCAGTACATAATATAATAGAAACATGCACATTGTGCTCAGGTTAGGAGAAGGCGCATTTCATTGTCTTTTTGTTAGTGATATTAGTACTTAAGTGGCGATTGAAAGGATGATGTCATCGAGAGAATCTCGGTTTAGAAGGGTTTGCGGACATATCCAAAtttatctgaagaaaaatggtagaaaaaaagtatatatatatatatatatatatatatatatatatatatattcatttggaCACATTAGTGTTGATCAGGGTAAGATGCATCAACACAAGGAAACATTCATTTGTGTTGCTTATGATCTCAAATGTCTTCTCACTCTCGAGAACGCTAAACTTAATTTCGTTTTTGATTGTATTGTCCATTTActatatgtcatttcatttcatttctttcgtttccaacaaaatacaatcaaagtatacaaatgatgcacataggacagagtggatcggtgagaattggatgcgcgagtttaactttggaactgttcaAACCCATGAGTACAGCATGTGGGTTTTTGACTGTTTCCAAAGTTAAatgagagcatccaattctcaccgatccacgaaataggcctaTTAGTGCATCAttcgttttataaaatgggcatGTAAATTCATGACATTCAACCTTTTCCTTATAAATGCGTCATATATACCTACAACAATATAAAAGGGTTGAGCCATGTGTTCAGATTTACTGGACGCATGGCTcaagtgtggatcagtaaaaatcaaagCATGATAATTggccaatcagattgcagagattctaaagcccattttgtAATACTATAACAGGTAACATACACATAGCAATACGGAATCAATGCAGCTTGTGTCATATTATGAAGGCCAATATTGTATAAGGAGACACAATCATACTGTAATGTGACTTTATACCGTATCAAAGAAAAAGTTGTTAGAAGTAGAGAGAACTGTTGAAAAGCTTGGCTTGTAATTTGCAGTTCCCTCACGAATAATAGCTAATTACTGAACAAACAATACTAAGACAGATTGcctaaaaaaagacaaaaaaaaaataaacataaaatatgTGCACAACCGCATAAATAAATATGGATAAACAAACAAGAAGCAGCTTTCTTTGTATAACGAGGGTAAGGGTTGAAGGAATGACAAAAGACACGAAACTGAACAGTCATAATGCTATACGCCGAAAATTTCGCgaggttttattttcgcgaatttaaaaacatgcgaatTTAAAAACTCATGCTCTCGACATGAATGTAACCTGCTCTGTTCAGTACTGtgctccacaatcgcgaatttaaccactcgcgaaattattgtcgggaagtcccgattcgcgaaaaattatagactcgctaaatatatggcgtacacGGTAGACTAATTATCTGATTATGTGCTCTACACATACAAAGACGACCACTATCACCAGCAtcgaaacaaaaagtgaacgATGAattgaggaaatgtgcacttaaaacacacacgcgcacaaacattatacacacacttcAAAGATCAGTTTACTGCAGTTACAGACCTAACTGCTTGATTGGTTTGGACTCATTTGTATGATCAATGTTAAAAGTGCGCGACTAATTTTACTGTGTGATGTGAAGGCATTAATATTAAGTCCATTGCTTTTGCGCCGTTCTGGTGGCAATGGACGGGGCTTGCAAGGATATCGAAAATGGCGGGGATGTTCCACTGGAGACAGAGGTAGTCCTCAAAAGACTTGATGATGAAGTGGTTGTCGCCCAGTCGGAAGTGCGTGATGAAACCGACTACTTCAATGCGACGTCGTACGCGCAACcaggacatacatgtactggtatTCTGGACAATTGGAGACCCAATCCTTTGATTCGTGTGTCGCGGTTGATTTGTTGTTGCGTGTGCTGCGTACTGTTCATTGTTTTGGCCATCATCGCTGGAATTATCTACGGATTTGTAGAGCTAGGTCGACGCAAAGTCGAAGATTTAATACCCAGCATCTAGCAGGTAATATCTATCTTTCTCCCCTCTTGACAGGTGTAACATCTAATACattacagatatatatatatatatatatatatatatatatatatatataggcctacatatatacTCACATTTAATTTTATTTGACCATTTTGTCTGTATCGCTCTCATCgattaatttttgtattgtggttGTATCCAAGCATATTCAGAAAAGGTAGAATATAATAAATGATTgtatctccctctctcacaacggaacttttgcatttttagaattgaaataaaatgactCGATGTACACTTTTCGTGGAATTTTCCGAAAATTGTCAGTCCCCAACGTGTACCGAGTCTCTCCCGTATATGACTGATAATACCACATAGAAATACAAATAACTGAGAAATTATCATTCTTTCGCTTGTGATTTTCAACTTCTCACAATTAAATGTCAGGTAGAAAGTTTACCtttttgatgtttgcttttgaCCCGACCTAAACGCCAAATAGCTAAGTCTGTTGTACAGTGGCATGGGCGACAAATTGTATTGAACACTTCGTATTTCAGTCTTCTCTATTTTTCCGGTTCGTTCATTTCCTTAtatagactcgctaaatatatggcgtatacggTAGTCTAATATCTGATTGTGTGCTCTTCACAAACAAAGACGACCACTATCACCAGCGtcgaaacaaaaagtgaaacaaTGAattgaggaaatgtgcacttaaaacacacacgcgcacaaaCATTGCACACACACTTCAAAGACCAGTTTACCGTAATTACAGACCTAACTGCTTAAATTGGTTTTGACTCATTTGTATGATCAATGTTAAAAGTGCGCGACTAATTTTACTGTGAAGGCATTGGAATTAAAAAGTCCATTGCTTTCGTGCAGCCTGGTGGCAATGGACGGGGCTTGCAAGGATATCGAAAATGGCGGGGATGTTCCACTGGAGACAGAGGTAGCCCTCAAAAGACTTGATGATGAAGTGGTTGTCGCCCGGTCGGAAGCGCAGGATGAAACCGACTACTTCAATGCGACGTCGTACGCGCCACATACTAGTATTCTTGACGATTGGAGACCCAATCCTTTGATTCGTGTGTCGCGGTTGATTTGTTGTTGCGTGTGCTGCGTACTGTTCATCGTTTTGGCCATCATCGCTGGAATTATCTATGGATCCATAGAGCTAGGTCGACGCCAAGCCGAAGACTTAATACCTAGCATCTAGCAGGTAATATTTATCTTTCTCCCCTCTTGACAGATAATAcatgttatatacatgtatatatatatatatatatatatatatatatatatatatatccatatatatatatatatatatatatatatatatatatatccatatatatatatatacactgtatgtacatacatgctATACtcacatttaatttttttttttaacaatcttGTCTGTATCGCTCTCATCGATTGATTTTTGTATTGTGGTTGTATCCAAGCATATTCAGAAAAGGTAGAATATAATAAATGATTgtatctccctctctcacaacggagcttttgcatttttagaattgaaataaaatgactCGATGTACACTTTTCGTGGAATTTTCCGAAAATTGTTAATCCCCAACGTGTACCGAGTCTCTCCCGTATATGGCTGATAATACCACATAGAAATACAAATAACTGAGAAATTATCATTCTTTCGCTTGTGATTTTCAACTTCTCACAACTAAATGTCAGGTAGAAAGTTTACCtttttgatgtttgcttttgaCCCGACCTAAACGCCAAATAGCTAAGTCTGATGTACAGTGGCATGGGCGATATATTGTATTGAACACTTCGTATTTCAATCTCTCT
The Diadema setosum chromosome 21, eeDiaSeto1, whole genome shotgun sequence DNA segment above includes these coding regions:
- the LOC140244940 gene encoding hepatic sodium/bile acid cotransporter-like; translation: MAIKKTYVLVLLFLTLCQVEGQEVSPRFNFSYTADFLGLFEGENVPLIVSINAIDSGITSGTLRLKSLDQSIFTVNNLTTIDVASLGQIPANFTTVIEGLFVGISDLEIYFTEGEAEDGDLIESYVVKVKHVDSILNPLFSYMVLAWLIISYIMMGSKMEFKGIWKIIKKPWVLLLAMACQFFLMPALAFALAKAFRLDNTTSLGLIMVGTCPGGWLSNIFSLLLDCDFVLSLTMTFFSTIFAMGMMPFNLWLYARPLTTGAEDLQTPFLDLFLQILYLVIPIGISMVIARYSSKFRKYCEKLLKPVATICILVAVGLGVPAQLHIYKSASGEEYAVSILLPFMGCIAGLIIAKICCLEKRKAITVSLETGAQNSLLAATMLELFYPAPESDLIGKVPYIMALFSLVEGIIVTIIYLLAKYVFCKARFASDDSDEDENEKEKEMNANDYELQDKRCDTPVKTPPVEIEKSAIDHCLTMSALSSIGIQVDMTETDGTEGGADNRGFTE